A stretch of the Streptomyces sp. NBC_00078 genome encodes the following:
- a CDS encoding MFS transporter, whose translation MVRTPTVPERSEQPIPWRLWKVAALSGMASYLDAALIVSIAVNLSIYRDSYDMGVWMAGAISAIVTGCIAVGSLVGGRLADMFGRRRVYNWDIFCFALGAIVITLAPNDIVLFCGVLVAGLAAGADLPTSLAVVSDAAPVEGRARLVSFTQVMWVAGIVVVIFLGYLLSDSGMVGARLITGHLAVAALVTWQLRSRLRPDAEPPDTEVTREPAAAPAPGGTELRNVWNRAALLPMAATFAYYVTWGVGANTFGQFGTYLLVTVSGASQSLATGINLAFLPIALVLTFVFVRIADTPWRDRLFYVFTVVQVAAFCVASLTAGALVGMLVFFVLYQISNPFAGEASYKVWSQLTLPPDTRGTTQGLTYAVSRGVFAGVAFVTPALMEYSASVLLWSITACMAASAFAGVYIVRVLLRRSPDAAAAPADLGAARA comes from the coding sequence ATGGTCCGAACCCCGACTGTCCCCGAACGCTCCGAACAACCCATCCCCTGGCGGCTGTGGAAGGTCGCGGCCCTGTCGGGCATGGCGTCCTACCTCGACGCCGCTCTCATCGTCAGCATCGCAGTCAACCTGTCCATCTACCGCGACAGTTACGACATGGGCGTGTGGATGGCGGGCGCGATCAGCGCGATCGTCACCGGCTGCATCGCCGTCGGCTCCCTCGTCGGCGGACGGCTGGCCGACATGTTCGGGCGCCGCCGTGTCTACAACTGGGACATCTTCTGCTTCGCGCTGGGCGCGATCGTCATCACCCTGGCGCCGAACGACATCGTGCTCTTCTGCGGTGTGCTCGTGGCCGGCCTCGCGGCCGGCGCCGATCTGCCGACGTCCCTGGCCGTGGTCTCGGACGCCGCGCCCGTCGAAGGCCGGGCACGCCTCGTGTCCTTCACCCAGGTCATGTGGGTGGCCGGCATCGTCGTAGTGATCTTCCTCGGCTACCTCCTGTCGGACTCGGGCATGGTCGGGGCGCGGCTCATCACCGGCCATCTGGCCGTCGCCGCACTGGTCACCTGGCAGCTCCGCTCCCGTCTGCGGCCCGACGCCGAACCGCCGGACACGGAGGTGACCCGGGAACCGGCCGCGGCGCCCGCACCGGGCGGCACCGAGCTCAGGAACGTGTGGAACCGAGCCGCGCTGTTGCCGATGGCCGCTACCTTCGCCTACTACGTCACCTGGGGCGTCGGCGCCAACACCTTCGGCCAGTTCGGCACCTATCTGCTGGTCACGGTGAGCGGCGCCTCGCAGAGCCTGGCCACCGGGATCAACCTCGCCTTCCTCCCGATCGCCCTGGTGCTGACCTTCGTCTTCGTCCGGATCGCCGACACCCCCTGGCGCGACCGGCTGTTCTACGTGTTCACCGTCGTGCAGGTCGCCGCCTTCTGCGTCGCCTCCCTCACGGCCGGTGCCCTCGTCGGCATGCTCGTCTTCTTCGTGCTCTACCAGATCTCCAACCCCTTTGCCGGGGAGGCCAGTTACAAGGTGTGGTCGCAGCTCACGCTGCCCCCGGACACCCGCGGCACCACCCAGGGCCTCACCTACGCCGTTTCGCGCGGAGTCTTCGCGGGCGTCGCGTTCGTCACGCCCGCCCTGATGGAGTACAGCGCGTCCGTCCTGCTCTGGTCGATCACCGCCTGCATGGCGGCGTCGGCGTTCGCGGGCGTCTACATCGTCCGTGTGCTCCTGCGGCGTTCCCCCGACGCCGCTGCCGCTCCGGCGGATCTGGGAGCGGCCCGGGCGTGA